The following proteins come from a genomic window of Melospiza georgiana isolate bMelGeo1 chromosome 3, bMelGeo1.pri, whole genome shotgun sequence:
- the EFCAB2 gene encoding dynein regulatory complex protein 8: protein MAEREEKGEDALVAEIEKKITETFEVFDRESNKTVDVREIGCIVRALGCFPTEAEVQKLLEQIEVEEPGGFVHLEHFLPVMTKVLLDKRFQPIPEDVILHAFEALDENKCGYITKDDLVKHLTQGGEPFTQEEMEDMLAVALDPETDILHYRDYRVKLVVD from the exons ATGCCCTAGTAGCTGAAATTGAGAAAAAGATTACAGAAACTTTTGAGGTGTTTGACCGTGAATCCAATAAAACTGTGGATGTCAG gGAGATTGGTTGCATTGTCAGAGCACTGGGTTGCTTCCCAACTGAGGCAGAAGTACAGAAACTGCTTGAACAG ataGAAGTAGAAGAACCGGGTGGATTTGTTCATCTGGAACATTTTCTTCCAGTGATGACAAAAGTTCTACTTGACAAAAG ATTCCAACCTATTCCAGAAGATGTTATTCTACATGCATTTGAG gcTTTGGATGAGAATAAGTGTGGATATATTACCAAAGACGACCTGGTCAAACATTTGACTCAAGGAG GTGAGCCCTTTACTCAGGAGGAAATGGAGGACATGCTTGCTGTTGCTTTAGATCCAGAAACAGACATCCTTCACTACAGAGATTACCGTGTAAAGCTGGTAGTAGATTAA